The following are encoded in a window of Miltoncostaea marina genomic DNA:
- a CDS encoding VOC family protein, with protein MQLDGIHHITCITRDAPRNVDFYARVLGLRMVKKTVNQDDPRAYHLFYADEAGSPGADITFFEWPDLPPGRAGAGMVAAIVHRVASEDALAFWEERLTREGAPVERSPGRLRFANPEGLAHELAVVETADPPLVARSAEVPEEHAIQGFDSVRALVADVAHSEAMVRQVLGFTPAGERTWESRGEHRGSRITFERAAEWGVQGGGTVHHIAWSAARADLDGWRERIMAVGGRPTPVIDRFWFESVYFREPSGILYELATRDGAGFAADEPAERLGERLTLPPDFEHLRDELERELTPLPDVRRWRPGAPAAP; from the coding sequence TTGCAGCTCGACGGCATCCACCACATCACCTGCATCACGCGGGACGCCCCGCGCAACGTGGACTTCTACGCGCGCGTGCTGGGGCTGCGCATGGTGAAGAAGACGGTCAACCAGGACGACCCGCGCGCCTACCACCTCTTCTACGCCGACGAGGCGGGCTCGCCCGGCGCGGACATCACCTTCTTCGAGTGGCCCGACCTGCCGCCGGGCCGCGCCGGGGCGGGGATGGTCGCCGCGATCGTGCACCGGGTCGCGTCGGAGGACGCGCTGGCGTTCTGGGAGGAGCGGCTGACCCGCGAGGGCGCGCCGGTGGAGCGCTCGCCCGGGCGGCTGCGCTTCGCGAACCCCGAGGGCCTCGCCCACGAGCTCGCGGTGGTCGAGACGGCCGACCCGCCCCTGGTGGCGCGGTCGGCCGAGGTGCCCGAGGAGCACGCCATCCAGGGGTTCGACTCCGTGCGCGCGCTGGTCGCCGACGTCGCCCACAGCGAGGCGATGGTGCGCCAGGTGCTGGGCTTCACGCCCGCGGGCGAGCGCACCTGGGAGTCGCGCGGCGAGCACCGCGGCTCGCGCATCACCTTCGAGCGGGCCGCCGAGTGGGGCGTCCAGGGCGGCGGCACCGTGCACCACATCGCGTGGTCGGCGGCGCGCGCCGACCTCGACGGCTGGCGCGAGCGGATCATGGCCGTCGGCGGGCGCCCCACGCCGGTGATCGACCGGTTCTGGTTCGAGTCGGTCTACTTCCGGGAGCCGAGCGGCATCCTCTACGAGCTCGCCACCCGCGACGGGGCCGGCTTCGCCGCCGACGAGCCGGCCGAGCGCCTGGGCGAGCGGCTCACCCTGCCGCCCGACTTCGAGCACCTGCGGGACGAGCTCGAGCGCGAGCTGACGCCGCTGCCGGACGTGCGCCGCTGGCGCCCCGGGGCGCCGGCGGCCCCGTAG
- a CDS encoding methyltransferase domain-containing protein: MDGPPDLGGFTDVDAAASPAAYAGYLDDVRGLGAVARWKERSFALLDPRPGARLLDVGCGTGDDVLALARLCGPDGSALGVDASAAMVAEARRRAAAAGVAGARFATGDAQALDLPDAAVDGCRAERTLLHLAEPARAVAEMARVVRPAGRVVLVEPDWHTLVVDAGDAATGHAVAAAAAERFRQGRVGRALRRLLLDAGLADVEVAARALVATGDAARADRLFDLAAAARAAAEEGRVTAEAAAAWLAEVRRAGDAGRLLVAMTSFMAAGRRP, from the coding sequence GTGGACGGCCCCCCGGACCTCGGCGGCTTCACGGACGTCGACGCCGCCGCATCGCCCGCCGCGTACGCCGGCTACCTCGACGACGTGCGCGGGCTCGGCGCGGTCGCGCGCTGGAAGGAGCGCTCCTTCGCGCTCCTCGATCCGCGCCCGGGCGCCCGGCTGCTGGACGTGGGGTGCGGCACCGGCGACGACGTGCTGGCCCTGGCGCGGCTGTGCGGCCCGGACGGGTCCGCGCTGGGCGTCGACGCGAGCGCGGCGATGGTGGCCGAGGCCCGCCGGCGCGCCGCCGCCGCGGGCGTGGCCGGCGCCCGGTTCGCGACGGGCGACGCCCAGGCGCTCGACCTGCCCGACGCCGCCGTCGACGGCTGCCGCGCCGAGCGCACGCTGCTCCACCTCGCCGAGCCGGCGCGGGCGGTCGCCGAGATGGCCCGCGTCGTGCGGCCGGCCGGCCGCGTGGTGCTGGTGGAGCCGGACTGGCACACGCTCGTCGTCGACGCCGGCGACGCCGCGACCGGCCACGCGGTCGCCGCGGCCGCGGCGGAGCGGTTCCGGCAGGGCCGCGTGGGCCGCGCCCTGCGGCGGCTGCTGCTCGACGCCGGCCTGGCCGACGTGGAGGTGGCGGCGCGCGCCCTCGTCGCGACCGGCGACGCGGCCCGGGCCGACCGGCTGTTCGACCTCGCCGCCGCGGCGCGGGCCGCGGCCGAGGAGGGCAGGGTCACCGCCGAGGCGGCCGCCGCCTGGCTCGCCGAGGTGCGCCGGGCGGGCGACGCGGGGCGGCTGCTCGTGGCGATGACCTCCTTCATGGCGGCGGGCCGCAGGCCCTGA
- a CDS encoding STAS domain-containing protein, with the protein MAYPEQIGAILRGRLDESSGRRVYALAGEVDVSVAPGLRERLLEVAGEGPAELVLDLSAVEFLDSSGVRALVQVQGALAAAGGRLVLRAIPRAAMRVLEMAAVIDRFDVEPAAGA; encoded by the coding sequence TTGGCCTACCCCGAGCAGATCGGCGCGATCCTGCGCGGACGCCTGGACGAGTCGTCCGGGCGGCGCGTCTACGCCCTCGCGGGCGAGGTCGACGTCTCGGTCGCCCCCGGCCTGCGCGAGCGGCTGCTCGAGGTGGCCGGCGAGGGCCCCGCCGAGCTCGTCCTCGACCTGTCGGCGGTCGAGTTCCTCGACTCCTCGGGCGTGCGGGCCCTGGTCCAGGTGCAGGGCGCGCTCGCCGCGGCCGGCGGGCGCCTGGTGCTGCGGGCGATCCCGCGGGCGGCGATGCGCGTGCTGGAGATGGCGGCGGTGATCGACCGGTTCGACGTGGAGCCCGCCGCGGGCGCCTGA
- a CDS encoding IclR family transcriptional regulator has protein sequence MYRVRALEQALQILAVLEVEPELTLPELGARIGTQTPNVHRLVLHLVEAGLVEASPLTKRYRLAPKRLGELSARALAGLNPWEALRQVVAGLKESTGMPGLIAVLSGGRAIYVEQFRGPERALGRAFPAHATALGKAILAFLPEPTREAVLAELVLDAWTPTTITDRERLREELAVIAERGYALEEGELDGPRRSVGAPVRDHTGAVIAAVGVGGGKAALPRAKTAAIAKIVVAEAERVSAALGASRVAAPPPRALTVEVLGAVEPPVPPPATGGQDESPAPRARRRPRAKRGSGKSP, from the coding sequence ATGTACCGGGTCCGCGCGCTGGAGCAGGCCCTCCAGATCCTCGCCGTCCTCGAGGTCGAACCGGAGCTGACGCTGCCCGAGCTGGGTGCGCGGATCGGCACCCAGACCCCGAACGTCCACAGGCTCGTCCTCCACTTGGTGGAGGCCGGCCTGGTCGAGGCGAGCCCGCTCACCAAGCGGTACCGGCTCGCCCCGAAGCGCCTCGGTGAGCTGTCGGCGCGGGCGCTCGCCGGCCTGAACCCCTGGGAGGCCCTGCGTCAGGTGGTTGCGGGGTTGAAGGAATCGACGGGGATGCCGGGACTGATCGCGGTCCTGTCGGGTGGGCGGGCGATCTACGTCGAGCAGTTCCGCGGGCCGGAGCGGGCCCTTGGGCGGGCCTTTCCCGCCCACGCGACCGCTCTCGGCAAGGCGATCCTCGCCTTTCTCCCCGAGCCGACGCGCGAGGCGGTGCTCGCGGAGCTCGTTCTCGACGCCTGGACGCCTACCACGATCACGGATCGCGAGCGCCTTCGCGAAGAGCTCGCCGTGATCGCCGAGCGCGGCTACGCGCTCGAGGAGGGTGAGCTGGATGGCCCTCGGCGCTCGGTCGGTGCGCCCGTCCGCGACCACACCGGGGCCGTGATCGCCGCGGTCGGGGTCGGCGGCGGGAAGGCGGCCCTGCCCCGGGCCAAGACGGCGGCGATCGCCAAGATCGTGGTCGCGGAGGCCGAGCGGGTGTCGGCCGCCCTCGGCGCCAGTCGCGTAGCCGCCCCGCCTCCCCGCGCACTCACGGTCGAGGTGCTCGGGGCGGTGGAGCCGCCCGTCCCCCCGCCGGCCACCGGCGGGCAGGACGAGTCGCCGGCACCTCGTGCCCGGCGTAGACCGCGCGCCAAGCGCGGCTCCGGGAAGAGCCCGTGA
- a CDS encoding tyrosine-type recombinase/integrase — translation MWSPADGREILRSFPTLAAARSWRAEATTAVRRGSLAAGRSISVREAADALIAGMRDGSVRNRSGDPYKPSVVRAYRRSLDGHVLSDLGAMRLTTVRRADVQRLCDRMVADGLSPSTVRNAILPLRVIYRRALRSGDVPVSPLDHLDLPAVRGTRERVASPGEALALVAALQERDRPIWATALYAGLRLGEMKALRVGDIDLERGIISVERSWDPVEGVVETKSRSGRRRVPIVDELRAHLAEHLLRTGRRDGLVFGRDAARPFAYESVLKRARRAWAEAGLDPIGLHECRHTFASICIAAGVNARGLMAYLGHASIQMTFDRYGHLMPGNESEAAALLNAYLRRAAGSSGTPGAS, via the coding sequence GTGTGGAGCCCCGCGGACGGTCGCGAGATCCTGCGGTCCTTCCCGACACTCGCCGCCGCGCGTTCATGGCGCGCCGAGGCCACGACCGCCGTACGACGCGGGTCGCTCGCCGCGGGGCGCTCGATCAGCGTGCGCGAGGCGGCCGACGCGCTCATCGCCGGCATGCGCGACGGGTCCGTGCGCAACCGCTCGGGCGACCCCTACAAGCCGAGCGTCGTCCGCGCGTACCGTCGTTCGCTCGACGGGCACGTGCTGTCGGACCTCGGTGCCATGCGACTGACCACAGTCCGTCGGGCCGACGTGCAGAGGTTGTGCGACCGGATGGTCGCCGACGGCCTCTCCCCCTCGACCGTCCGCAACGCGATCCTGCCGCTGCGGGTCATCTACCGGCGGGCCCTCCGCTCAGGCGACGTACCCGTCAGCCCGCTCGATCACCTCGACCTGCCCGCGGTGCGCGGGACGCGCGAGAGGGTCGCCTCGCCCGGCGAGGCGCTCGCGCTCGTCGCCGCGCTGCAGGAGCGGGATCGTCCGATCTGGGCGACCGCGCTCTACGCCGGGCTCCGCCTCGGCGAGATGAAGGCCCTCCGCGTCGGCGACATCGACCTGGAGCGGGGCATCATCTCCGTCGAGCGCTCGTGGGACCCGGTGGAGGGTGTCGTCGAGACCAAGAGTCGCAGCGGCCGGCGGCGTGTCCCGATCGTGGACGAACTGCGCGCGCATCTGGCCGAGCACCTGCTGCGGACCGGTCGACGCGATGGGCTCGTCTTCGGGCGGGACGCTGCTCGCCCCTTCGCCTACGAGTCGGTCCTGAAGCGGGCGAGGCGCGCGTGGGCCGAAGCCGGCCTCGACCCCATCGGCCTCCACGAGTGCCGCCACACCTTCGCCTCGATCTGCATCGCGGCGGGGGTGAACGCGCGCGGACTCATGGCCTATCTGGGCCACGCGTCGATCCAGATGACCTTCGATCGCTACGGGCACCTCATGCCGGGCAACGAGAGCGAGGCCGCCGCGCTGCTGAACGCGTACCTCCGGCGGGCCGCGGGATCCTCGGGAACGCCGGGGGCATCGTGA
- a CDS encoding PLP-dependent aminotransferase family protein, with amino-acid sequence MKVDATRLATLIGSWAAGSGPLYERLAAAVAGAIDRGELPPGAVLPTERELAARMAVSRTTVVGAYGLLKARGRLGSRQGRGTWVAGPPPGRPPAERSFSAELYAGILGGPTDLIELTAACPPATSLVRRGMAGLPPERLVDSVAGTGYLPAGLPALREAIAAHMTATGLPTAPDEVLVTTGAQQAIGLAATLLGAAGETVLMEEATFPGALDVVRGAGMRPVAVALDAEGVVPEALQDLLERVRPAFVYLVPANQNPTGSVLPAARAREVAELSARYRVPVVEDLALEHLRLDERPRPAPILAAGPDAASMVIGSLSKVLWGGLRVGWIRAARPTVERLMRLKIVADMGSPVLAQALAAELVPRFGEAVAERLAFLRERHAALTGALAEHLPSWTWEEPRGGCTLWVRIPSGDARGLGQVAQRCGVNLVPGQVLSVEGRHADRLRLPFVHEPEVIAEAVRRLAVAWEIHAGSPAPAREPAGLIV; translated from the coding sequence GTGAAGGTGGACGCCACCCGGCTCGCAACCCTCATCGGCTCGTGGGCCGCGGGATCCGGCCCCCTGTACGAGCGGCTCGCCGCGGCCGTGGCCGGGGCGATCGACCGCGGCGAGCTGCCGCCCGGCGCCGTGCTGCCGACCGAGCGCGAGCTGGCGGCGCGCATGGCGGTCAGCCGCACGACGGTGGTGGGCGCCTACGGGCTGCTGAAGGCGCGCGGTCGCCTCGGGAGCCGCCAGGGCAGGGGCACATGGGTGGCCGGTCCGCCGCCGGGGCGCCCCCCGGCCGAGCGCTCGTTCTCGGCGGAGCTCTACGCCGGCATCCTCGGCGGGCCGACCGACCTGATCGAGCTGACGGCCGCCTGCCCGCCGGCCACCTCGCTCGTGCGCCGGGGCATGGCCGGGCTGCCGCCGGAGCGCCTCGTCGACAGCGTGGCGGGCACCGGCTACCTGCCCGCCGGGCTGCCGGCGCTGCGCGAGGCGATCGCCGCCCACATGACCGCGACGGGCCTGCCGACGGCGCCCGACGAGGTGCTGGTGACCACCGGCGCGCAGCAGGCGATCGGGCTCGCGGCGACCCTCCTCGGGGCGGCCGGCGAGACGGTGCTCATGGAGGAGGCCACCTTCCCCGGCGCCCTCGACGTCGTGCGCGGCGCCGGCATGCGGCCGGTGGCGGTCGCGCTCGACGCCGAGGGCGTCGTGCCGGAGGCGCTGCAGGACCTGCTCGAGCGGGTGCGGCCGGCGTTCGTCTACCTCGTGCCGGCCAACCAGAATCCGACCGGCTCCGTGCTGCCCGCGGCGCGGGCGCGCGAGGTGGCCGAGCTGTCGGCGCGCTACCGGGTGCCGGTGGTCGAGGACCTGGCGCTGGAGCACCTGCGCCTGGACGAGCGCCCGCGCCCGGCGCCGATCCTCGCCGCCGGGCCGGACGCCGCCTCGATGGTGATCGGGTCGCTGTCGAAGGTGCTGTGGGGCGGGCTGCGGGTGGGCTGGATCCGCGCCGCGAGGCCCACGGTCGAGCGGCTGATGCGGCTGAAGATCGTCGCCGACATGGGCAGCCCGGTGCTGGCGCAGGCGCTCGCCGCCGAGCTCGTGCCGCGCTTCGGCGAGGCCGTGGCCGAGCGGCTGGCGTTCCTGCGCGAGCGCCACGCCGCGCTGACCGGCGCGCTGGCCGAGCACCTGCCGTCGTGGACCTGGGAGGAGCCGCGCGGCGGCTGCACGCTGTGGGTGCGCATCCCCTCGGGCGACGCGCGCGGGCTGGGGCAGGTGGCCCAGCGTTGCGGCGTCAACCTGGTGCCCGGGCAGGTGCTCTCGGTGGAGGGCCGCCACGCCGACCGGCTGCGGCTGCCGTTCGTGCACGAGCCCGAGGTCATCGCCGAGGCCGTGCGCCGGCTGGCCGTCGCGTGGGAGATCCACGCCGGCTCCCCGGCGCCGGCGCGGGAGCCCGCAGGGCTGATCGTCTGA
- a CDS encoding DUF1801 domain-containing protein, producing MAPSSPSGDPPASELIDRRIAELGDWRGETLRRVRELIRRADPEVVEEWKWRGTPTWSHDGIVCTGESYRDKVKLTFAKGAALDDPAGLFNASLDGNVRRAIDIGEGDELDAAAFTELIRAAVALNAAGRAGRGRG from the coding sequence ATGGCACCGTCGAGCCCCTCCGGCGACCCGCCGGCATCCGAGCTCATCGACCGCCGAATCGCCGAGCTGGGCGACTGGCGCGGCGAGACGCTGCGCAGGGTGCGCGAGCTGATCAGGCGGGCCGACCCCGAGGTGGTGGAGGAGTGGAAGTGGCGGGGCACGCCCACCTGGTCGCACGACGGGATCGTCTGCACCGGCGAGTCGTACCGGGACAAGGTGAAGCTCACGTTCGCGAAGGGCGCGGCGCTCGACGACCCGGCGGGGCTCTTCAACGCGAGCCTCGACGGCAACGTGCGCAGGGCGATCGACATCGGCGAGGGCGACGAACTCGACGCCGCGGCGTTCACGGAGCTGATCCGCGCCGCGGTCGCGCTCAACGCCGCCGGCCGGGCGGGGCGCGGCCGGGGCTGA
- a CDS encoding M28 family metallopeptidase, with translation MPRARRLIAALLVAAAAALAGACGDGGASAAATAGPAATDRFDAGRAWADLRRQVAMGPRPAGSPASRRLAAYLRARLPRGRFEAVPGGLRNVVGALPGRGRPILVGAHYDTKDLPGFVGANDGAGGVAVVLEVARALRTGQRACQRPIRFVMFDGEESSRGSTDFLRDGMRGSRFHAATARPLPLVAVIVDFVADRDLSIPREATSDPRVWARLRRAAAAVGAARVFQGGTGAAVYDDHTPFLEAGVPAIDLIDFDYPHFHRRSDDLRAVSPRSLDAVGETLVELLRRMRADGCRAR, from the coding sequence GTGCCGCGCGCCCGTCGCCTCATCGCCGCCCTCCTCGTGGCCGCCGCGGCGGCCCTCGCCGGCGCGTGCGGCGACGGCGGCGCGTCGGCCGCCGCCACGGCCGGGCCCGCGGCGACGGACCGCTTCGACGCGGGGCGGGCCTGGGCCGACCTGCGCCGGCAGGTGGCGATGGGCCCCCGGCCGGCCGGCTCGCCCGCCTCGCGCCGCCTGGCCGCATACCTGCGCGCGCGGCTGCCGCGGGGCCGGTTCGAGGCCGTGCCGGGCGGCCTGCGCAACGTCGTGGGGGCGCTGCCCGGGCGCGGCCGGCCGATCCTCGTCGGCGCCCACTACGACACGAAGGACCTCCCCGGCTTCGTGGGGGCCAACGACGGCGCCGGCGGCGTGGCGGTGGTGCTGGAGGTGGCGCGCGCGCTGCGCACCGGCCAGCGCGCGTGCCAGCGGCCCATCCGCTTCGTGATGTTCGACGGCGAGGAGAGCTCGCGCGGCTCGACCGACTTCCTGCGCGACGGGATGCGCGGCAGCCGCTTCCACGCGGCCACCGCGCGGCCGCTGCCGCTCGTGGCGGTGATCGTCGACTTCGTCGCCGACCGCGACCTGTCGATCCCGCGCGAGGCCACCTCGGACCCGCGCGTCTGGGCGCGCCTGCGGCGCGCGGCGGCGGCGGTCGGCGCAGCCCGGGTCTTCCAGGGCGGCACGGGCGCCGCGGTGTACGACGACCACACGCCGTTCCTCGAGGCGGGCGTGCCGGCCATCGACCTGATCGACTTCGACTACCCGCACTTCCACCGGCGCAGCGACGACCTGCGCGCCGTCTCGCCGCGCAGCCTCGACGCCGTGGGGGAGACGCTCGTCGAGCTGCTGCGGCGCATGCGCGCCGACGGCTGCCGGGCGCGCTGA
- a CDS encoding helix-turn-helix domain-containing protein translates to MADSRPSLRVVNGPPRLGLTLDEAAAAVGVSRDTFDRHIRDELRIVRRGRCLIVPVAEIERWLEREAARWSA, encoded by the coding sequence ATGGCCGACTCCCGGCCGAGCCTGCGCGTCGTGAACGGCCCACCCCGTCTCGGGCTCACCCTCGACGAAGCCGCTGCGGCGGTGGGCGTCTCGCGCGACACCTTCGATCGCCATATCCGCGATGAGCTCCGGATCGTCCGACGTGGGCGCTGCCTGATCGTCCCGGTGGCCGAGATCGAGCGGTGGCTCGAACGGGAGGCGGCGAGGTGGTCGGCGTGA
- a CDS encoding S1C family serine protease, protein MSTTLPPIAGPSPAHEAPQRGGPGRRALALLLAGSAILGGGVGAGALAAAGALDGGGTTTIIERVPAAATTAAGRTAAGALDAGAVYADAAPGVVDIAVTSPGAAAPGPFGQGGGEVASGGSGFVIDGQGHILTAAHVVDGADEVTVRFSDGTSRAATVLGTDDATDVAVLRIDPAGLELHPLELGSSAALEVGDELVVIGSPFGYEASLSTGVVSGLDRTIEAANGFTIAHAIQTDAALNPGNSGGPVLDAAGRVVGISDQIATGQARQSAGVGFAVPIDVVAGDLDALKAGREVRHAYLGISTSDSSDPAGALIGDVAGGGPAADAGLRAGDVVTAVDGRPITGSAALVAAIADAHPGDRIALRVTRGDEPLTVTATLAAQPRAAGAPVG, encoded by the coding sequence ATGTCGACCACCCTGCCGCCGATCGCCGGCCCCTCCCCCGCCCACGAGGCGCCGCAGCGCGGCGGGCCGGGGCGCCGCGCGCTCGCCCTGCTCCTGGCGGGCTCGGCGATCCTCGGCGGCGGCGTGGGGGCCGGCGCCCTCGCGGCCGCCGGCGCCCTCGACGGCGGCGGCACCACGACGATCATCGAGCGGGTGCCGGCCGCCGCCACGACGGCTGCCGGCCGCACCGCCGCGGGCGCGCTCGACGCCGGCGCCGTCTACGCGGACGCCGCGCCCGGGGTCGTCGACATCGCGGTCACGAGCCCGGGCGCGGCCGCGCCCGGGCCGTTCGGGCAGGGCGGGGGCGAGGTCGCCTCGGGCGGCTCGGGCTTCGTCATCGACGGGCAGGGCCACATCCTGACCGCGGCCCACGTGGTGGACGGCGCCGACGAGGTGACGGTCCGGTTCTCCGACGGCACCAGCCGGGCCGCCACCGTGCTGGGCACCGACGACGCCACGGACGTCGCCGTCCTGCGCATCGATCCGGCGGGCCTCGAGCTGCACCCGCTCGAGCTCGGCTCGTCCGCCGCGCTCGAGGTGGGCGACGAGCTCGTGGTGATCGGCAGCCCGTTCGGCTACGAGGCCAGCCTCAGCACCGGCGTGGTCTCGGGGCTCGATCGCACGATCGAGGCGGCCAACGGCTTCACGATCGCGCACGCGATCCAGACCGACGCCGCGCTCAACCCGGGCAACTCCGGCGGGCCGGTCCTCGACGCGGCCGGGCGCGTCGTCGGCATCTCCGACCAGATCGCGACCGGCCAGGCCCGGCAGAGCGCCGGCGTGGGCTTCGCGGTGCCGATCGACGTGGTCGCCGGCGACCTCGACGCGCTGAAGGCGGGGCGGGAGGTCCGCCACGCGTACCTCGGCATCAGCACCAGCGACTCGTCCGACCCCGCCGGCGCCCTCATCGGCGACGTGGCGGGCGGCGGCCCGGCGGCCGACGCGGGCCTGCGCGCCGGCGACGTGGTCACCGCGGTGGACGGCCGGCCGATCACCGGCAGCGCGGCCCTGGTCGCGGCGATCGCCGACGCCCACCCCGGCGACCGCATCGCGCTGCGGGTGACGCGCGGGGACGAGCCCCTCACCGTGACGGCGACGCTCGCCGCCCAGCCGCGGGCGGCCGGCGCCCCGGTCGGATGA
- a CDS encoding ATP-binding protein: MPAEILLERRLPPLPTAPAEARRCLRERLRGALPEGRLDDVLLVASELVANSVMHAGLGPGDAVRLRLRRVAEGVRVEVSDAGGGYRPDRGGGAGGRGLGLVAGLSSCWGLRSDGGTAVWAELPAA; the protein is encoded by the coding sequence GTGCCGGCCGAGATCCTGCTGGAGCGCCGCCTCCCGCCGCTGCCGACGGCGCCCGCCGAAGCGCGCCGCTGCCTGCGCGAGCGGCTGCGTGGCGCGCTGCCGGAGGGCCGGCTCGACGACGTGCTGCTGGTGGCGTCCGAGCTCGTGGCGAACAGCGTGATGCACGCGGGGCTCGGCCCGGGCGACGCCGTGCGCCTGCGGCTGCGGCGCGTCGCCGAGGGCGTGCGCGTCGAGGTGAGCGACGCGGGCGGCGGCTACCGGCCGGACCGCGGCGGAGGGGCCGGCGGGCGCGGTCTGGGGCTCGTCGCCGGTCTCAGCTCCTGCTGGGGGCTGCGCAGCGACGGCGGGACGGCGGTCTGGGCCGAGCTGCCGGCCGCCTGA
- a CDS encoding OsmC family protein — protein MARSCTTLDLSALEATRSAVAEDPASGRGSWTTVTTWEDGARARTVARSFTIQTDEPAPLGGTDEHVDPMELLLASVGTCLTIGWVTQAAKRGVDFRDLRIDVDGDFDLRGYLGLDDDVRPGFTNLSYTVRVDSDATPEQLEEIRVAAERTSPMFDNVLNASPITGQVNPA, from the coding sequence ATGGCGCGTAGCTGCACCACGCTCGATCTCTCCGCCCTCGAGGCGACCCGGTCCGCCGTGGCCGAGGACCCCGCCAGCGGGCGCGGCTCCTGGACGACGGTGACCACCTGGGAGGACGGCGCCCGGGCGCGCACGGTCGCCCGCTCGTTCACCATCCAGACCGACGAGCCGGCGCCGCTCGGCGGGACCGACGAGCACGTCGACCCGATGGAGCTGCTCCTCGCGTCGGTCGGGACGTGCCTGACGATCGGCTGGGTCACGCAGGCGGCCAAGCGCGGCGTCGACTTCCGCGATCTGCGCATCGACGTCGACGGCGACTTCGACCTGCGCGGCTACCTCGGCCTGGACGACGACGTGCGGCCGGGCTTCACGAACCTAAGCTACACGGTGCGGGTCGACTCCGACGCCACCCCCGAGCAGCTCGAGGAGATCCGCGTCGCCGCCGAGCGGACCTCGCCGATGTTCGACAACGTGCTCAACGCGTCGCCGATCACGGGCCAGGTGAACCCCGCCTGA
- a CDS encoding M23 family metallopeptidase — MADEVPDSPLIGLGSVFVAEGLRNGIDPRALVAIARHESVLGTQGSGAGIHNAFGWGPAIPFASWQDNIATVARGLATNYVGRGRDTLVEIQPIWAPIGAANDPGGLNSAWLDAVGQTYSDLGGDPALPITIDAQGGAMGAGATIGYGGLATPTGGIGTLGGRPGEGTHSYASWPDNWQSDHAVDINLPFGSPLYAIDAGVIVRIGGDPTAFSGRFGGAQLTVQSRDDAYYYAHLSGIVVREGGRVALGQLIGFSGSANGADHLHLGVMRRDPVALAGVE; from the coding sequence ATGGCCGACGAGGTCCCGGACTCGCCGCTCATCGGCCTCGGCTCGGTGTTCGTCGCCGAGGGCCTCCGCAACGGCATCGACCCCCGCGCTCTCGTCGCGATCGCCCGCCACGAGTCGGTGCTCGGAACGCAAGGGTCAGGAGCCGGCATCCACAACGCCTTCGGCTGGGGACCGGCCATCCCCTTCGCATCCTGGCAGGACAACATCGCCACGGTCGCCCGCGGCCTGGCGACCAACTACGTCGGCCGCGGCCGCGACACCCTCGTCGAGATCCAGCCGATCTGGGCGCCGATCGGGGCGGCCAACGATCCGGGCGGTCTGAACTCGGCGTGGCTCGACGCCGTCGGCCAAACCTACTCCGATCTCGGCGGCGACCCGGCCCTTCCGATCACGATTGATGCCCAAGGCGGCGCCATGGGTGCCGGGGCGACGATCGGATACGGCGGCCTGGCGACGCCGACCGGCGGTATCGGAACGCTCGGCGGCAGGCCGGGGGAGGGCACCCACTCCTACGCCTCGTGGCCGGACAACTGGCAGTCCGACCACGCCGTCGACATCAACCTGCCGTTCGGCTCACCCCTGTATGCGATCGACGCCGGCGTCATCGTGCGCATCGGCGGCGATCCGACGGCCTTCTCGGGTCGCTTCGGAGGCGCGCAGCTCACGGTGCAATCACGGGACGACGCGTACTACTACGCGCACCTCTCCGGGATTGTCGTCCGGGAGGGCGGGCGCGTCGCCCTCGGCCAGCTCATCGGCTTCTCCGGCTCCGCGAACGGCGCCGACCACCTTCACCTTGGCGTGATGCGGCGCGATCCCGTCGCCCTGGCGGGGGTCGAGTGA